In one window of Frigoriglobus tundricola DNA:
- a CDS encoding PQQ-binding-like beta-propeller repeat protein, which produces MPLRKTLFLALALLIAPLAARGDEWPQWMGPQRDNVWRETGILEKFPPGGPKVVWRAPVAGGYAGPAVSGGKVFVTDYVTAADVKIANFDRKEFSGTERVLCLDQKTGKELWKHEYPVKYTISYPAGPRCTPTVQDGKVYTLGAEGNLFCFETGTGKVVWEKDLKKEYKTKSALWGYAAHPLIDGKKLITLVGGEGSHVVAFDKDTGKELWKAGTQPEQGYSPVLITEAAGQRQMIVAAPKAVYALDPETGKELWTTPYEATSGSIIMTPIRSGEYVFVGGYQGKGLMLKLTSDKPGVEVVFKDKKNLGVSPVNVQPFLEDGVIYGHTDGGLLYAVEVPSGKRLWESTGAIGGEKSKGSDTAFIVKNGDRFFFFAETGDLVIGKLTPKGYEEIDRAKVIDQTNNAFGRKVVWCAPAFADKKAYIRNDKEIICVDLAK; this is translated from the coding sequence ATGCCGCTTCGGAAGACGTTGTTTCTTGCACTCGCGCTTCTCATAGCCCCGCTTGCCGCTCGGGGTGACGAGTGGCCGCAGTGGATGGGTCCCCAGCGCGACAACGTGTGGCGCGAGACCGGCATCCTCGAGAAGTTCCCCCCGGGCGGCCCCAAGGTGGTTTGGCGCGCCCCCGTCGCCGGCGGCTACGCCGGACCCGCCGTGAGCGGCGGGAAGGTGTTTGTCACCGATTACGTCACCGCTGCGGATGTGAAGATCGCCAACTTCGACCGCAAGGAGTTCAGCGGCACCGAGCGCGTGCTGTGCCTCGACCAGAAGACGGGCAAGGAGCTGTGGAAGCACGAGTACCCGGTGAAGTACACGATCAGCTACCCGGCCGGGCCGCGGTGCACGCCCACCGTTCAGGACGGCAAGGTGTACACCCTCGGCGCCGAGGGCAACCTGTTCTGCTTCGAGACCGGCACCGGCAAGGTCGTGTGGGAAAAGGATCTGAAGAAGGAGTACAAGACCAAGAGCGCGCTGTGGGGCTATGCGGCGCACCCGCTCATCGACGGCAAGAAGCTCATCACGCTGGTGGGCGGCGAGGGCAGCCACGTCGTCGCCTTCGACAAGGACACCGGTAAGGAGCTGTGGAAGGCCGGCACGCAACCCGAGCAGGGCTACTCGCCGGTCCTCATCACCGAGGCGGCGGGGCAGCGGCAGATGATCGTCGCCGCGCCGAAAGCGGTGTACGCGCTCGACCCGGAGACCGGCAAAGAGCTCTGGACGACCCCCTACGAAGCCACCAGCGGGTCGATCATCATGACCCCGATACGGAGCGGCGAATACGTGTTCGTCGGCGGCTACCAGGGCAAGGGCCTGATGCTGAAGTTGACCTCCGACAAGCCCGGCGTGGAGGTGGTGTTCAAGGACAAGAAGAACCTGGGCGTGTCGCCGGTGAACGTGCAACCGTTCCTCGAAGACGGCGTGATCTACGGCCACACCGACGGCGGGCTCCTGTACGCGGTCGAGGTGCCGAGCGGGAAGCGCCTGTGGGAGAGCACCGGCGCGATCGGCGGCGAAAAGTCGAAGGGGTCCGACACCGCGTTCATCGTGAAGAACGGCGACCGGTTCTTCTTCTTCGCCGAAACCGGCGACCTGGTGATCGGCAAACTGACGCCGAAGGGGTACGAGGAGATCGACCGCGCGAAGGTCATCGACCAGACGAACAACGCCTTCGGCCGCAAGGTGGTGTGGTGCGCCCCGGCCTTCGCCGACAAGAAGGCGTACATCCGCAACGACAAGGAAATCATCTGCGTCGATTTGGCGAAGTGA
- a CDS encoding PQQ-binding-like beta-propeller repeat protein yields the protein MWVRKTVLLALTVLAAPVVARGDDWPQWMGPKRDNVWRETGIIDKFPPGGPKVLWRTPVAGGYAGPAVSGGKVYVTDRVLAKGAANPADPFDTKTKVNSTERVLCLDQRTGKELWKHEYECPYQISYPAGPRCTPVVHEGKVYALGAMGHFMCFEADTGKVVWEKNFVKDYKAKPALWGWAAHPLIDGKKIVTLVGGAGSHVVAFDKDTGKEVWKAGDMPEQGYSPVMITEAGGKRQMIVAAPKAVYSLDPETGEQYWTTPYSPNDFGYAVMTPVRVGDHLFVAGYPAKNLLVKLTADKPGIEVVFNNKKQTALYPGSVQPFLLDGLLYGYDDSGMMYAVELPSGKRVWEDAGPVGGEKPKGSETAFMVKNGDRFFFFAETGDLVIGKLTPKGYEEIDRAKVIPPTNAAFGRKVVWCAPAYADKKAYIRNDKEIICVDLAK from the coding sequence ATGTGGGTTCGGAAGACCGTCCTTCTCGCGTTGACTGTCCTCGCCGCGCCGGTCGTCGCTCGGGGTGACGACTGGCCCCAGTGGATGGGGCCGAAGCGCGACAACGTGTGGCGCGAGACCGGCATCATCGACAAGTTTCCCCCGGGCGGCCCCAAGGTGCTCTGGCGCACACCCGTCGCCGGCGGCTACGCCGGACCCGCCGTGAGCGGCGGAAAGGTGTACGTCACGGACCGCGTGCTCGCGAAGGGTGCGGCCAACCCGGCCGATCCGTTCGACACCAAGACTAAGGTGAACAGCACCGAGCGCGTGCTGTGCCTGGACCAGAGGACCGGCAAGGAGCTGTGGAAGCACGAGTACGAGTGCCCGTACCAGATCAGCTACCCGGCCGGCCCGCGCTGCACGCCCGTGGTCCACGAGGGCAAGGTGTACGCCCTCGGCGCGATGGGGCACTTCATGTGCTTCGAGGCCGACACGGGGAAGGTGGTCTGGGAGAAGAACTTCGTCAAGGACTACAAGGCGAAGCCCGCGCTGTGGGGCTGGGCGGCGCACCCGCTCATCGACGGCAAGAAGATCGTCACCCTGGTCGGCGGCGCGGGGAGCCACGTCGTCGCCTTCGACAAGGACACCGGCAAGGAGGTGTGGAAGGCCGGCGACATGCCCGAGCAGGGCTACTCGCCGGTGATGATCACCGAGGCCGGCGGCAAGCGCCAGATGATCGTCGCGGCGCCGAAAGCGGTGTACTCCCTCGACCCGGAGACCGGGGAGCAGTACTGGACGACGCCGTATTCCCCCAACGACTTCGGCTACGCCGTGATGACCCCGGTGCGGGTCGGCGACCACCTGTTCGTGGCCGGCTACCCCGCCAAGAACCTGCTGGTGAAGCTGACCGCGGACAAGCCCGGTATCGAGGTCGTCTTCAACAACAAGAAGCAGACCGCCCTCTACCCCGGCAGCGTTCAGCCGTTCCTGCTGGACGGGCTCCTCTACGGGTACGACGACAGCGGCATGATGTACGCCGTCGAGTTGCCGAGCGGCAAGCGCGTGTGGGAGGACGCCGGCCCGGTCGGGGGCGAGAAGCCGAAAGGGTCGGAAACGGCGTTCATGGTCAAGAACGGCGACCGGTTCTTCTTCTTCGCCGAAACCGGCGACCTGGTGATCGGCAAACTGACGCCGAAGGGGTACGAGGAGATCGACCGGGCGAAAGTCATCCCCCCGACGAACGCCGCGTTCGGTCGCAAGGTGGTGTGGTGCGCCCCGGCCTACGCCGACAAGAAGGCGTACATCCGCAACGACAAGGAAATCATCTGCGTCGACCTGGCGAAGTAA